Sequence from the Paraburkholderia acidiphila genome:
GCCGTTCGTGATCGGCATGCTGGTCGTGCCGGTGGGCGTGTACATTCGCCGCCATCTCGACGAAACGCTCGCGCACCCCGTCGAAGTGGAAGACACCGAACCCGTGGCCGACATGGCGCGGCCGCTGCGCGAGATTTTCGGGCGTCATCGCACGTCACTCGTGGCAGGCGTCGTCACGACCATCGGCGGCACGGCGGCGAACTATATCGTGCTGTTCTACATGTCGACGTATGCCATCAAGATTCTCGGCCTGCCGATGTCGGTCGGCATGAGCGCGGCGCTCGTCGCCGCGCTCGTCACGGCAGTGTGCTCGCCGTTCGCCGGCTCGCTTTCCGACCGGCTGGGCCGCAAGTGGGTGATGGGCGTCTCGCGCGTGCTGCTGATCGCGGTGATCTATCCGGCGTTCATGCTCATTCATGCCATGCCTACCGTCACCACCGTGCTCGCGGTCGTGGCGGTGCTGGGCGCGATCGTCGCGTTCACGGCGGTCCCCAACATCGTCATGCTGCCCGAACTCTTTCCTCAGTCGATTCGTGTGACGGGCATGTCCGTGGTGTATTGCGTGGGCGTGTCGATCTTCGGCGGCTTCGCGCAGTTCTTCGCGACCTGGCTCATCAAGCTGCTCGACAACCCGCTCGCGCCCGCCTGGTATCTGATTGGCTGCGGGGCGGTCTCGCTGCTCGCGCTGCCGCTCATTCGCGAACCGGCGGGCCGTCCGCTCGATTGAGTGTTGTATTTGGCCGCTACGCACTTTTAGCGGCCATGCAGTGTTTATTTACCAGACGTTTACGCGGCGCTGCCTAGAATCGGTTCGTGTTCAACTCAAGCACGCCGGCCGCAACGGCGGCGTGCGCACAACACGTATGCCGTCTATCGTCTCACAGGGCCCGGTTTCCCGAGGCTCCCGCTCCGCCGCCGCGCCGCGGCCCGTCCTTTCACTGCGCAACTCGCGCAAGCCGCTTCAGCCTGCAACCCAACGCACAACGGTACAACTGGTCGTGCGCGTGCCTACGAGCGAAGCGCAACTCGCGCGATGCACGCTGCATGGTCTCGTTGGCGACGCGCTCGGCGTCCATACAATCGATATCGATCGCCGCAGCGACCTCGCTTGCCTGCACGTCGAACTCGATCGCCGCCGCGTGGCCGAGGCCATGGCGCTACTCATGCGCACGATTTCGTGTGCGGAGTTCGGCTCGGTGCGCCGGCTCGATCGCGCCGCCTGATTCGCAACGCGTGGCGCAACCGCCTCCGCGACGGTTGCGCCACGCCTGAATCGTTGCCCGTCCGCTGTTCACGCGACGCATGCTTCCAGCGTCCGCATCCTTCTCTTCCCCTCTCCATATACGCAAGCCGTTGCGCATATCCGTACTAATGTTAGCGAACGACTCGCTTACCTTAATTTCGGATTTCGAAACGAATTGCGTCACTATTGCCTCGTGAGTGCCGGTGCCGTTGTCACGTGGGATATTTTGGCCATCCTGATTCTGCGTTGTCTCG
This genomic interval carries:
- a CDS encoding MFS transporter; amino-acid sequence: MNATSIQAPAAAAQASTRRSRAKAIFAITLGNGLEFFDFTVYSFFASIIGSLYFPVHGSLNQLMLAVGSFGVGFVVRPIGGIVIGAFADRVGRKAAMTLTLWLMALGSALIAFAPTYAQIGLAAPALILIARLVQGFAVGGEVGASTSLLLEYADDRSRGFYGSWQFVSQGLNTVCGALIGVTLSTTLSQAALESWGWRVPFVIGMLVVPVGVYIRRHLDETLAHPVEVEDTEPVADMARPLREIFGRHRTSLVAGVVTTIGGTAANYIVLFYMSTYAIKILGLPMSVGMSAALVAALVTAVCSPFAGSLSDRLGRKWVMGVSRVLLIAVIYPAFMLIHAMPTVTTVLAVVAVLGAIVAFTAVPNIVMLPELFPQSIRVTGMSVVYCVGVSIFGGFAQFFATWLIKLLDNPLAPAWYLIGCGAVSLLALPLIREPAGRPLD